A window of the Candidatus Nitrosotalea okcheonensis genome harbors these coding sequences:
- a CDS encoding DsbA family protein, translating to MKVHLPSIGIGIGATVIIIIMISLFGQVFPNHMALTSTQTISLDNATLQNDASSSKVAMNLLTDNTSPVLGSNNAPITMIEFGDYQCFYCNRFYHTIEPDIVKNYIDTGKVRMVFKDFVIIGQDSVNAAHAAHCAQEQGKFWEYHDTLYNNWAGENTGWASSSNLLKFANDVGLNDTQFGQCMSQSRYISTVQGSLSNAKDLGLTGTPDFFIIAPDKTVTKIVGAQPFNVFDELFKSKLKS from the coding sequence TTGAAGGTTCATCTACCATCAATAGGAATTGGGATCGGTGCAACTGTTATCATTATAATCATGATTTCTTTATTCGGGCAAGTCTTTCCAAATCATATGGCATTAACTAGTACACAAACTATTTCCCTTGATAATGCTACATTACAAAATGATGCATCATCTTCGAAAGTAGCAATGAACCTGCTGACAGACAATACATCTCCAGTGCTTGGTTCAAATAATGCACCGATTACCATGATTGAATTCGGAGACTATCAGTGCTTTTATTGTAACCGGTTTTATCATACAATCGAGCCTGATATCGTTAAAAACTACATAGACACTGGAAAAGTACGCATGGTCTTCAAGGACTTTGTTATAATTGGTCAAGACTCAGTGAATGCAGCACATGCCGCACATTGTGCACAAGAACAAGGCAAGTTTTGGGAGTATCATGATACACTATACAATAACTGGGCCGGAGAAAATACCGGATGGGCATCATCAAGCAATCTGTTAAAGTTTGCAAATGATGTTGGGTTGAATGACACTCAATTTGGGCAGTGCATGTCCCAGTCCAGATATATTTCAACTGTCCAAGGCAGTCTTTCAAACGCCAAGGATCTCGGATTGACTGGAACCCCTGACTTTTTCATCATAGCGCCAGACAAGACTGTGACAAAAATTGTTGGAGCCCAGCCCTTTAACGTGTTTGATGAATTATTCAAATCCAAGCTAAAATCGTAA
- a CDS encoding type II glyceraldehyde-3-phosphate dehydrogenase — translation MKKVFVNGYGSIGSRITQFISGDKDIEVIGVGKYSPDDKIADAISRGFHVYVPKEKTGVFKNYEISGTIEDIISKSDLVIDASPGGVGYKNKKILYEPKNVNAIFQGGEKIGGEESVANLIFNSRVNYEKAFDAKYVMQGSCNVTGMGRILQPLKEKYGKKIKRFDATLLRRWADLEDSKTQVKDSVEWTRKPHHNDDVKSYMGSDTPLFIRALKIPTRQMHVHLMDIRFDCTAPNSQEILDLYKNEYGVATLYDAKGTKDIRDYAESIKFSFKDTNMIHIHADVIEVQDDTVKLTYSDDQTGIVVPENHLLMQAMLFKRKREDAFKHTEELFHMEEKKKLLQEHFSKKRE, via the coding sequence ATGAAAAAGGTTTTTGTCAATGGGTATGGTTCTATTGGTAGCAGAATAACCCAGTTCATATCTGGTGACAAGGATATAGAGGTAATTGGGGTTGGCAAGTATTCTCCTGACGACAAGATTGCGGATGCAATATCTAGAGGATTTCATGTCTATGTCCCAAAGGAAAAAACTGGTGTTTTTAAAAACTATGAGATATCTGGGACGATTGAAGACATCATATCTAAAAGTGATCTAGTAATAGACGCCTCCCCGGGTGGTGTTGGATATAAAAATAAAAAAATATTGTATGAACCAAAAAATGTTAATGCGATTTTTCAAGGCGGCGAAAAAATTGGCGGAGAGGAATCTGTTGCAAACCTAATATTCAACTCTCGTGTAAATTATGAAAAAGCATTTGATGCAAAATACGTGATGCAAGGAAGTTGCAACGTTACTGGAATGGGACGAATACTCCAGCCTCTCAAGGAAAAATATGGAAAAAAGATCAAGCGATTTGATGCTACATTACTGAGAAGATGGGCAGACCTTGAGGATTCGAAGACCCAAGTGAAAGACTCTGTTGAATGGACTAGAAAACCACATCACAATGATGATGTAAAAAGTTACATGGGTTCAGATACACCACTTTTCATTCGTGCTCTCAAAATTCCAACGAGACAAATGCATGTACACTTGATGGACATTCGTTTTGATTGTACCGCACCAAATTCGCAAGAAATTCTAGATCTATACAAAAATGAATATGGTGTTGCAACATTATATGATGCAAAAGGAACAAAGGATATTAGAGATTACGCAGAATCCATAAAATTTAGTTTTAAAGATACCAACATGATTCACATTCATGCAGATGTTATTGAAGTTCAAGATGATACTGTTAAACTGACCTACTCTGATGATCAGACTGGCATAGTAGTACCTGAAAACCATCTTTTAATGCAAGCAATGTTATTCAAGAGAAAAAGAGAAGATGCCTTCAAACATACTGAAGAGCTGTTTCACATGGAAGAAAAGAAAAAACTTTTGCAAGAACACTTTTCAAAGAAACGAGAATAA
- a CDS encoding hemolysin family protein, giving the protein MDSELILKIILLALLVALSAIFSGAEIALIATNKAKVNQLLKEKARGSSSLAKLKSNPNRMLATINLGTVLANVGSSALATEVALSLFGKGGLAMSIGIMTFILLIFGENAPKSYCNANPVKVSLWISGITLTFSYIFYPFVILFEKITHAILWILRSPYHPPPITEQEIYNVIEQGLEDKALKKHERELVHGALKFDDIVIRAVMTPRTKMFMLPAKMILFDAMPLISKSGYSRIPLYKDTTDQIIGILHVRDLLKNLERDEKIITLESLSRKPIFVSQEQRISKLLREMQGRQTHMAIVVDEFGGVEGCVTLEDLLEEIVGEIMDETDMEELNFKMLDKNTMLASGDVEIDTVNEILKSDIPQGDDYSTLNGLLHDKLKDIPRVGDRLIIESVKMTVEEAVNNQASRIKIEKVSSNS; this is encoded by the coding sequence GTGGATAGTGAGCTGATTTTAAAAATAATATTACTTGCATTATTAGTAGCTTTATCAGCCATTTTTAGTGGGGCTGAAATTGCATTAATTGCAACAAACAAGGCCAAAGTTAACCAACTGTTAAAAGAAAAAGCAAGAGGTTCATCTTCCCTTGCCAAATTGAAATCCAATCCTAACAGAATGCTTGCAACCATAAACCTTGGAACAGTATTGGCAAATGTAGGATCTTCTGCACTTGCCACGGAGGTTGCACTGAGTTTGTTTGGTAAAGGGGGTCTTGCAATGTCAATCGGAATAATGACTTTCATACTTTTAATCTTTGGTGAAAATGCCCCCAAATCTTACTGTAATGCAAATCCAGTTAAAGTGTCGCTTTGGATAAGTGGCATTACACTTACTTTTAGTTACATTTTTTATCCATTTGTCATATTATTTGAAAAAATCACACATGCAATACTTTGGATACTAAGAAGTCCTTATCACCCACCGCCAATTACAGAACAAGAAATTTACAATGTAATTGAACAAGGTCTAGAAGACAAGGCATTGAAAAAACATGAACGTGAATTGGTACACGGTGCGCTCAAGTTTGATGACATTGTAATACGTGCAGTCATGACTCCGAGAACAAAAATGTTCATGCTTCCAGCAAAGATGATTTTGTTTGATGCAATGCCTCTGATAAGTAAAAGTGGCTATTCAAGAATTCCGCTATACAAAGATACTACTGACCAAATTATAGGTATTTTACATGTACGAGACTTGTTAAAAAATTTAGAAAGGGATGAAAAAATAATTACTTTGGAATCTCTTTCCAGAAAACCAATTTTTGTATCGCAAGAACAGAGAATAAGCAAACTTCTCAGGGAGATGCAAGGTAGGCAGACCCATATGGCAATTGTAGTCGATGAGTTTGGAGGTGTAGAAGGTTGTGTTACACTTGAAGATCTATTGGAAGAGATCGTAGGTGAGATAATGGACGAAACGGACATGGAGGAACTCAATTTCAAGATGTTAGACAAGAATACAATGCTTGCAAGTGGAGATGTTGAGATTGATACAGTAAATGAAATATTAAAATCAGACATACCGCAGGGCGATGACTATTCTACACTGAACGGTTTATTGCATGACAAATTAAAGGACATCCCAAGGGTGGGGGACAGGTTGATAATAGAGTCTGTCAAGATGACTGTGGAAGAAGCAGTAAATAATCAGGCAAGTAGAATAAAAATAGAAAAGGTTTCAAGCAACAGCTAG
- the thrC gene encoding threonine synthase, with protein sequence MQSQAYLKCIDPACGLQYPVTDTRIECDKGHLLDVKYGSIPPISLKEVFYKRRNHANNIFNESGVWRFRELLNFCQIDTEDIDQCSKYLVSLDGAEGRLSKPYHMSRVSQYVGLQNFWLQPEGYNPSGSFKDNGMTTAVTHAKLVKIKKIICASTGNTSASAAMYAANENMDCDVYIPAGEVAPGKLSQAFQFGAQVVEIKGNFDDALSASLKQAGQVGGYTVNSVNPFRIEGQKTIVFRALEFLDWNPPDWIVYPGGALGNTSSCGKALMELYEWGWIKKIPRLAIVNSEGANTLYTLYNGKFENTELRWNNGKPDTDLIKKYYEHMDANQIRPKTKATAIQIAKPANILKGLRALDFTNGVVTQVSDAEMLDGMALVGLNGFDCEMASGAVPAGVRKLIGEGIIKKDETVVGILTGRQKDSSIPVDYHKNPQNKFAIPPRT encoded by the coding sequence ATGCAGTCACAGGCATATCTAAAATGCATAGATCCGGCATGTGGTCTACAGTACCCTGTCACTGATACCAGAATTGAATGTGATAAAGGTCACTTACTTGATGTCAAATATGGTTCTATTCCACCAATTTCATTAAAAGAAGTTTTTTATAAACGCAGAAATCACGCAAACAATATTTTCAATGAAAGCGGCGTATGGCGTTTTCGAGAGCTTTTGAATTTTTGTCAGATTGACACTGAAGATATTGATCAATGCTCAAAATATCTTGTATCTTTAGACGGTGCAGAAGGCAGGCTCTCAAAACCATATCACATGTCACGTGTATCGCAGTATGTTGGACTACAAAATTTCTGGCTGCAGCCTGAAGGATACAATCCAAGTGGTTCCTTCAAAGATAATGGTATGACAACTGCTGTAACACATGCAAAACTTGTTAAAATTAAAAAAATAATATGCGCATCAACTGGTAACACTTCTGCATCTGCTGCAATGTATGCTGCAAATGAAAACATGGATTGTGATGTATACATACCCGCAGGAGAAGTTGCGCCTGGAAAACTTAGCCAGGCATTTCAGTTTGGAGCTCAAGTTGTAGAAATCAAAGGAAATTTTGATGATGCACTATCTGCTTCACTAAAACAGGCAGGACAGGTAGGTGGGTATACAGTAAATTCTGTAAATCCATTTAGAATCGAGGGACAAAAAACAATTGTATTTAGGGCCTTGGAATTTTTGGACTGGAATCCACCTGACTGGATAGTGTACCCAGGAGGCGCACTGGGAAATACGTCAAGCTGTGGCAAAGCACTCATGGAGTTGTACGAGTGGGGGTGGATAAAGAAAATACCTCGTCTTGCTATTGTAAATTCTGAAGGTGCAAATACTTTGTATACTTTGTACAACGGTAAATTCGAAAATACTGAATTGCGATGGAATAATGGAAAACCTGATACCGATTTAATTAAAAAGTATTATGAACATATGGATGCAAACCAGATCAGGCCCAAGACCAAAGCTACTGCAATCCAGATTGCAAAACCTGCCAATATTCTCAAGGGATTACGTGCGCTTGACTTTACAAACGGGGTTGTAACACAGGTATCTGATGCCGAGATGCTAGATGGTATGGCACTTGTTGGCCTAAATGGGTTTGACTGTGAAATGGCATCAGGCGCGGTTCCAGCTGGCGTAAGAAAATTAATCGGTGAAGGAATAATCAAAAAAGATGAAACCGTCGTAGGAATATTGACAGGACGACAAAAAGACTCTAGTATCCCTGTAGATTACCACAAGAATCCACAAAACAAGTTTGCAATCCCGCCACGAACCTAG
- a CDS encoding flavin reductase family protein yields MNRILTRKVPSKAERYFSTGVSMITSRGTKGPNIMAAEWVIQISYNPILIAIFIQSGSQTLKNIEKTKEFGVNVASTDQTTAINVAGGYSGSEIDKLKIKNVFKIIKSRKIKTVMISGCTINAECKLVRKEKIGDHIMLVGKVVYIKHNDVKSPLIYHKGRYFSLNSMIVQDRKEIIVSKETLEFFTRLSCGRFVLKCTGVLVKFRHKIMVIKWSTTGFETIPFITSQTGKNQRDLLIKFLNKTGLDIQVNTEPIMKRLILRNKNKIQRINFVLFSGKSKKLSQAATWKSIHMDVIANSI; encoded by the coding sequence ATGAATAGGATCTTGACTAGGAAAGTTCCAAGTAAAGCAGAACGATATTTTTCCACAGGTGTAAGCATGATTACCTCAAGAGGCACAAAAGGCCCCAATATTATGGCAGCAGAATGGGTGATACAAATTTCATACAACCCCATTTTGATTGCCATTTTTATCCAGAGTGGATCTCAAACCCTGAAGAACATAGAAAAAACAAAAGAATTCGGTGTAAATGTGGCATCAACAGATCAAACAACTGCAATAAATGTGGCAGGCGGATATTCAGGGTCAGAAATTGACAAGTTAAAAATCAAAAATGTTTTCAAAATTATCAAATCCAGAAAAATCAAAACAGTAATGATTTCGGGCTGCACTATAAATGCGGAATGTAAACTAGTCCGAAAAGAAAAAATTGGTGATCACATCATGCTAGTAGGAAAAGTTGTTTACATAAAACACAACGATGTCAAGAGCCCTTTGATATACCACAAGGGAAGATACTTTAGCCTAAATTCCATGATAGTGCAAGATAGAAAAGAGATTATAGTAAGTAAAGAGACATTAGAGTTTTTCACACGCCTCTCGTGCGGAAGATTTGTTTTAAAATGTACAGGAGTTCTAGTCAAGTTTAGACACAAAATTATGGTCATCAAATGGTCGACGACTGGATTTGAAACCATACCGTTTATCACATCTCAAACAGGCAAAAATCAACGAGATCTCCTTATTAAATTTCTGAACAAAACTGGGCTTGACATTCAGGTAAATACAGAACCAATCATGAAAAGACTTATCCTACGAAACAAAAATAAAATTCAGAGAATAAATTTTGTGTTATTCAGTGGGAAAAGTAAAAAATTATCGCAGGCAGCAACATGGAAATCAATACACATGGATGTCATTGCAAACTCGATTTAA
- a CDS encoding PDDEXK family nuclease → MTSVEQSRFYNSKAISRKKNIKTANQIIARTRRQRGYNWEDTLVKRFNAVDGWKAFRLGSPSVGLPDILAVSTMENVIYTIEAKSGTNTTLRVPSDQIQRCLKWIHTFELYQTRKMIIAFKFSSKKRIDTGKYEHRELREYFKIWDEKYPVTDFICTYDGDTYVMHDGKRQSLKLESGTMPFTKRSKVN, encoded by the coding sequence GTGACGTCCGTAGAGCAATCTAGATTTTACAACTCCAAGGCCATATCACGTAAAAAAAATATCAAAACAGCTAACCAGATCATAGCTAGGACTAGAAGGCAAAGAGGTTACAATTGGGAAGATACGTTAGTAAAAAGATTTAATGCTGTTGATGGTTGGAAAGCCTTTAGACTTGGATCTCCAAGTGTGGGATTGCCAGACATACTTGCGGTCAGCACTATGGAGAATGTCATATATACAATTGAGGCAAAATCTGGCACAAATACAACTTTGAGAGTTCCATCTGATCAAATACAACGTTGTCTGAAATGGATACATACTTTTGAGCTATATCAGACAAGAAAAATGATTATCGCATTCAAATTTTCATCCAAGAAAAGAATAGATACAGGAAAATACGAACATCGCGAGCTTCGAGAATACTTTAAAATTTGGGACGAGAAATATCCTGTAACTGATTTTATTTGTACGTATGACGGTGATACTTATGTCATGCATGATGGAAAGAGACAATCATTGAAACTAGAATCAGGCACCATGCCATTTACTAAAAGATCGAAGGTAAATTAG
- a CDS encoding thiolase family protein, with protein sequence MKKVAIVAVGITKFNKSEKPLESLMLSSIRPIFENTRNLEQDDIDVLLTSTNANRNYLANIISELSGIKPRISHSVESLCNSGTNSLVSAYAYVSSGLADVALVVGADKSDNPGLVLNWDMSRGEYRHPIFWSSMFTSAHMRKYGTTLEDLAYVSVKNHRNALDNPHAYFEKPFSLDDVMRSKNLTENLRLLDCSMPCDGAASVLVCSEEKAKKFTDMPIWISGIGQKTISASFTKNNDLASMESTKSAVGDAYRMSNKTACDIDVVELHDAFSICEIIELEDMGFCRNGHGSKLVRDLHDTNNKKVNPRGGLIGAGHPLGATGIAQVVEIHQQLSGKAGKRQVDGAQTGLVHNMSAGSTSSTVLVLEV encoded by the coding sequence ATGAAAAAAGTGGCAATCGTTGCAGTAGGCATTACCAAGTTCAACAAGAGTGAAAAACCGCTTGAATCCCTAATGCTCTCATCAATCAGGCCAATTTTTGAGAATACACGGAATCTAGAACAAGATGACATTGATGTTCTACTTACATCTACAAACGCAAATCGCAACTATCTTGCAAACATCATATCCGAGTTATCTGGAATCAAACCAAGAATATCGCATTCTGTTGAAAGTCTATGTAATTCAGGTACGAACTCTCTGGTTTCAGCATATGCCTATGTGTCCTCAGGGCTTGCAGATGTTGCACTTGTTGTAGGTGCTGATAAATCAGACAATCCAGGCCTTGTTCTAAACTGGGACATGTCACGCGGCGAATATAGGCATCCAATTTTTTGGTCGTCCATGTTCACAAGTGCACACATGAGAAAATACGGTACCACCCTTGAAGATCTGGCATACGTGTCTGTGAAAAACCACAGAAATGCGTTGGATAATCCACATGCATATTTTGAGAAACCATTTTCACTTGATGATGTGATGCGTTCTAAAAACCTCACTGAAAATTTACGGTTACTTGACTGTTCGATGCCATGTGATGGTGCAGCATCTGTCTTGGTTTGTTCGGAAGAAAAAGCGAAAAAATTTACAGATATGCCAATCTGGATATCAGGTATTGGTCAGAAGACTATCTCTGCAAGTTTTACAAAGAATAATGATTTGGCATCCATGGAATCGACAAAAAGTGCGGTTGGTGATGCTTATCGTATGTCTAACAAGACTGCCTGTGATATCGATGTTGTTGAGCTTCATGATGCGTTTAGCATATGTGAAATCATAGAACTGGAAGACATGGGATTTTGTAGAAATGGACATGGATCAAAACTTGTACGAGATTTACATGATACAAATAATAAAAAGGTAAACCCAAGGGGAGGACTGATTGGAGCTGGGCATCCACTTGGTGCAACCGGAATAGCACAAGTTGTAGAAATACATCAACAACTAAGTGGTAAGGCAGGGAAAAGACAGGTGGATGGTGCACAAACTGGACTTGTTCACAACATGTCTGCGGGTTCTACATCATCAACTGTGTTGGTGTTAGAAGTATGA
- a CDS encoding LLM class flavin-dependent oxidoreductase translates to MRLGFSLGSLLSVEEIFDCAKILSKYHADSIWIPETWGMDCCSVLSHVSGIANEPKLGSSIINIYSRSPALVAMSAVTLDVISNGRFMLGLGTSSKPIVEDWHGIKFENPLHRMREYVDVIRLVMSGKKVSYDGKFFHLKNFGLLIKPRRTKIPIYLAAINPEMVKLTWDIADGVIFYLRPLHELKGTIEMMQSKRKIDVTCQLITCVSNDYEKSITRAKKTIAFYVSVGTAYRQFLASHGFKKATDVIFEEYKKNGLNGNHVFVTDDMVNSLSICGTPEDVRRKMLQFVETGIDLPILQFNPVENVKESFELLVKTLARDMQ, encoded by the coding sequence ATGAGACTGGGGTTTAGTCTGGGCTCTCTCTTGTCGGTTGAAGAGATTTTTGATTGTGCAAAAATATTGAGCAAATATCACGCGGATTCCATTTGGATTCCTGAGACATGGGGAATGGATTGTTGCTCTGTTTTATCACATGTATCTGGCATTGCAAACGAGCCAAAGTTAGGCTCATCCATCATCAATATCTATTCCCGTAGTCCTGCATTGGTAGCCATGTCTGCAGTTACTCTTGATGTTATATCTAATGGGCGATTCATGTTAGGACTAGGTACAAGCAGTAAACCAATTGTCGAGGATTGGCATGGCATTAAGTTTGAGAATCCGCTACACAGGATGCGGGAATATGTGGATGTTATTCGTCTTGTCATGTCAGGTAAAAAAGTATCATATGACGGCAAATTTTTTCACTTGAAGAACTTTGGTCTTTTGATCAAACCTAGGAGAACCAAAATACCAATCTACCTTGCAGCAATAAACCCAGAGATGGTAAAACTCACTTGGGATATTGCAGACGGGGTAATTTTTTATCTCCGGCCACTTCATGAATTAAAAGGAACAATTGAAATGATGCAATCCAAAAGAAAAATTGATGTTACATGTCAATTAATAACATGTGTTTCTAATGATTATGAAAAATCAATTACTCGTGCCAAGAAAACCATTGCATTTTATGTTTCAGTTGGAACAGCTTATCGACAATTTCTAGCATCACATGGATTCAAAAAAGCGACAGATGTAATATTTGAAGAATATAAAAAAAACGGCCTCAACGGAAACCATGTGTTTGTGACGGATGATATGGTAAACTCTCTCTCAATATGCGGAACGCCTGAGGATGTAAGACGAAAAATGCTTCAGTTTGTTGAAACTGGGATAGACTTGCCTATACTTCAATTCAATCCTGTAGAGAACGTAAAAGAATCCTTTGAACTTCTTGTCAAGACTCTTGCAAGGGATATGCAATGA
- a CDS encoding nucleotidyltransferase family protein — MKAILLSGGFGKRLKPLTDYLPKPLIPIYNYPIIEWQIHYFKKFGINDIIVCAGYKADQVIKHLESKNLGVHLEYSIETDPLGTAGAIKKASKYIDAENFFVINGDILTDIDLNKLKTHSNSIAVIPLRTSFGIVHLNGTKVERFEEKPEMSDYWMNAGIYYLNTDILKHLPKNGNLESTTFPFLSQSGMLYAVKYDRVFWKSVDSYKDMEECELLIKTNKYEKFIFSR, encoded by the coding sequence ATGAAAGCAATACTTCTTTCCGGTGGATTTGGTAAGCGACTCAAACCACTGACAGATTATCTGCCAAAACCTTTGATACCGATTTATAATTATCCAATTATTGAGTGGCAAATACATTATTTCAAGAAATTCGGAATAAATGATATCATAGTATGTGCAGGTTACAAGGCAGATCAAGTGATAAAACACTTGGAAAGCAAAAACCTTGGAGTACATTTGGAATATTCAATTGAAACCGATCCACTTGGTACTGCTGGTGCAATAAAAAAAGCAAGTAAGTATATTGATGCCGAGAATTTTTTCGTTATAAATGGGGACATCTTGACCGATATTGACTTGAACAAACTAAAGACTCATTCCAATTCTATTGCGGTAATACCACTTAGAACATCGTTTGGAATTGTTCATCTTAATGGAACCAAAGTTGAACGATTTGAAGAAAAGCCTGAGATGTCTGATTATTGGATGAATGCAGGCATATATTATCTGAATACGGATATTTTAAAACATCTACCAAAAAACGGTAATCTTGAAAGCACCACATTTCCATTTCTTTCCCAATCTGGAATGTTATACGCAGTAAAATATGACAGAGTTTTTTGGAAATCCGTTGATTCTTACAAAGATATGGAAGAATGCGAATTGCTTATCAAAACTAACAAATATGAAAAATTCATTTTTTCTAGGTGA
- a CDS encoding A24 family peptidase C-terminal domain-containing protein, whose translation MPLDVTDIRVIMALLMLGIASYTDIKKREIDDKIWMIFGGLAVFLLFFTPNIFNSLTTVGFSLIIVPIAIFVWRIGFFGGADAFALIVLAALAPESTFSISQVNPFTTLLNTVLLSIIPVIANITRNIISILRHEDIFKGFENDTRKNKIIAMFIGHRSKNPKFSFSIEKREGGMRKLDFALKNADNGEFCSSPDTWVTPGIPYMIYILGGFIIQLVYGDVIINIIKTFY comes from the coding sequence ATGCCTCTTGATGTAACTGATATCCGAGTTATAATGGCACTACTAATGTTAGGAATTGCATCATACACCGATATCAAAAAGCGAGAGATAGACGACAAGATATGGATGATCTTTGGTGGACTGGCAGTATTCCTTTTATTTTTCACGCCCAATATATTTAATTCTCTTACCACAGTTGGATTTTCACTAATCATAGTACCGATTGCAATATTTGTTTGGCGCATTGGTTTTTTTGGAGGTGCGGATGCTTTTGCACTGATTGTTCTCGCCGCACTTGCTCCTGAATCTACCTTTTCTATCTCTCAGGTGAATCCATTTACTACATTGTTGAACACTGTATTACTTTCAATAATTCCAGTGATAGCAAACATAACAAGAAACATCATTTCAATACTAAGACATGAAGATATCTTCAAGGGTTTTGAAAATGATACCAGAAAAAACAAAATAATTGCCATGTTTATAGGACATCGTTCAAAAAATCCAAAATTTAGTTTTTCCATCGAAAAAAGAGAAGGAGGTATGCGCAAGTTGGACTTTGCATTAAAAAATGCGGACAATGGAGAATTTTGTTCTTCGCCGGACACTTGGGTTACACCTGGAATTCCATACATGATCTATATTTTAGGAGGGTTTATCATCCAACTTGTTTATGGAGATGTAATCATTAACATTATCAAGACATTTTATTGA
- a CDS encoding TrmB family transcriptional regulator translates to MNTEEDLFSTLKYFGLEGDDAKIYLGLLRTGEVTVGSLSAKLDVDRGKAYRALTKLRNLGLITTTLSNPTICKSVNPEEAFKGIIQKKQDEITTMEKLSKQVVANLEELKRPTPDNSMSSFSIIQGRSNIYARIGKLINEASDVVYVVSTVEDIMRMYHTAIPEKIKDCIKKGGEVRIITEVENKQAISLVQKLGATDTRVGKLPSKGRMVAEKDKQIVMSGSMKGTMDLNDDADSIVHTNSTEIVNNIFSLCEHLWKKSKPIEVVYQSA, encoded by the coding sequence TTGAATACTGAAGAAGATCTATTTTCAACATTAAAGTACTTTGGTTTAGAAGGAGATGATGCCAAAATTTACTTGGGTTTGCTCCGAACTGGAGAGGTCACAGTTGGAAGCCTCTCTGCAAAACTAGATGTGGATAGAGGCAAGGCATATCGAGCACTTACAAAGTTACGAAACCTAGGGTTGATTACAACTACGTTATCAAATCCTACAATTTGCAAGTCAGTAAATCCAGAAGAAGCATTCAAGGGCATAATACAGAAAAAGCAAGACGAGATTACAACGATGGAAAAACTGTCAAAACAGGTTGTTGCCAATCTTGAAGAATTAAAACGCCCCACTCCAGACAATTCCATGTCATCATTTTCAATCATACAGGGCAGATCTAATATTTATGCAAGAATTGGAAAATTGATAAACGAAGCAAGTGATGTTGTATATGTAGTAAGTACTGTAGAAGACATAATGAGGATGTACCATACCGCAATACCTGAAAAGATAAAAGATTGTATCAAAAAAGGTGGAGAAGTCAGAATAATCACGGAAGTTGAAAACAAACAGGCGATCAGTTTGGTACAGAAACTTGGTGCAACTGATACCAGAGTAGGCAAGCTGCCATCTAAGGGAAGAATGGTTGCAGAAAAAGACAAACAGATTGTAATGTCTGGTTCAATGAAAGGCACCATGGATCTAAATGATGATGCAGATTCCATAGTTCACACAAATTCTACAGAGATTGTAAACAACATCTTTAGTCTATGTGAGCATTTGTGGAAAAAATCAAAACCCATTGAAGTTGTATATCAATCCGCATAA